AAAGATAAAAGCAAGGATTTGTGACAGTTTTGGCGAactttggagccaagtttacCTGCGCCTTGAGGTCCCATTGCAATATCAACAAATTAAACGGAGTTTTAGCTATGAGCTTCAACTTAGACTTTATGTAGTTCAGTCGCTCAACCAATATTTGAGACTTCTGCGTGCCAAGCGATTAAATAAGTTGAAAGTTCCTCAGCAAATTCCTGTGCCCCATTGGTTTAACAACTGATAttgaaaattatcattattggttattaattttgttactttAATTAATATTGTTCAACTAGTCGAACACCTATCCATCTCTTTGCAGCCTCCCATTCAAGTCTTTGGCATTGAAGGTCGATATGCTCATGCCATGTATTCTGCAGCAGCCAAAGAGAAGAGCTTggaaaaagtggaaaaagaaTTGGCTCAAGTGGATGAGCTCATCAAGTCAAATGAGAAGCTCTCTGAATATCTGGCAAACCCCACATTGgacaaaatgaagaaacaatGTATGTTGCTTATAAGAAGTAATAACTTTGCTTATGTATTTCGAACTTGGAAAGGTTGCTTTGCTCGTAATGGTGATTGATTTTTGATGAGCAATTAGGGCTGCCTCCAGCCTAAAATAGAGTATCCTGTGAGGCTAGATTACAGAATACCAGTCCTCCAATTTGCTTATGAATAGATATGCCTCTTTTTTCCATGGATGCCGCTTCAAGAATACAATAGTGGACGGGTATTCTGGAATTGCTCCCTTTGTGAAACCCTCtgatatagagaataatattataaagAACCATCAGACTTATAAGCGGGACCTTATTGATGGTAGGTAAATGCTCCCAACGCTTCTGCCCAACCTTTTTGACTTGCCTTCAAAGCGTATATgacacaaaaattatttcattttttgccagttcatatatatgtgtaataaacagtTTGAAAATTACACATTGTTGTAAATCTCAAACAGTGCCtttgtgtgtttgttttaCTTAATAATATATGCGTTTTTGTCCAAGAAGACCTACATAAGCTGAACCTGGCCTGATTTTAGTATTAGAAAACATGTACATTGTTTTACAGATATCTGTCtcaatctgtttatttcaCATAGTCAATTCTTCTTATCATTTATTTGACCATTTTTTTGACTCCTaccacaataacaataataatgacaattaaATGTTATTACAGTAACTcctattacaataattacaattacTTATACACACTTTAAAAGTGCTGCTGTAACCAGGTTTTTCtccaaataaaattgatgaaaagCACTTCTGGTGATACAGGAAACTGTAAAATAGATTCCTTTATACTGATTTCTCTGAAAAATAACTTGATAAGAATCTCTAAGACCTTGTTCACAATTTGCAGTTCAAGTGCTTATGCTACTAGAAAGGTGTTTCACATGTTGTGGCATTCTATGCAACATACACCAAGGGATTGGTATGAAAGTGGTATTTCTAGCTTCCACGACAAAAATGTTTGTGCATAACAGACTTTGTAGCCTCAATTGACTGTCTGATGTCACATCCTGTTTCCATTTCTCTGTGCTGTTTGCAGCCatgtttgaattttgaaatggCAGCAGCCAAAATGTGAAATAATATTGCAGCTAAATTTGGCAGAGTGAGTAACCAATATTATCacaattttttaattgaaagagaacagaaaaatgatgtttttgaTCTTAGCAGTCCTTGAGCGAGGTTGCTTTGTTATGTGGACATCATAAATTATTCAATTTAGTTTATAGTGTATCCAGGTCTTCCAgacaaattaataaattataactCTGACATATTTGTCATTTGATCTGCATTTCAGCTCTGTTGACTGATGTCTTGAAATCTCAGAAATATTCTGATCTGACAGTGAATTTATTTGGTAAGTACTGgtattttggttttacttttgtGGCAGTGTTTGCAGTATTAACATTtctagttttaaaaattttgatgttttgcACGCGTTCCACTTTAATAAGATTATTGCTGCATATCAATTAAGGAAGACAACACAAATTCCAGACAAACATCTAGGTTTAAATGTAGACTACCATAAGCACTTGTTTGTGCGACACCTTTTTGGTCAgttacttgttttttttttttttaaatctagTATCGAGAGCTTACTTGGGTTTGTCTTTCTGAAAAcaaagtgttgttttttttttttttttggtttgtttttatttcctagGTACATTGGCAGAGAACAATCGACTTCGTTTAGCTCATAGTGTAGTAACAGCTTTTGGTAAGCTGTTGAGTGCTGCAAGGGGTGAAATACTCTGCTCAGTCACTACTGCCAAGGTAGGCGAAATATCATACAGTAGTCAATAAAAACAAGCTTCGCTATTCTCTTTGTAGTGTGATAATTGCTAACATTTAACAGATTTTTAGTACCTGTTGTCTTCACATTTTGTTGAAACTCCttttcgttgttgtttttttttttcttgccctCCTCAGCAGAGCGCTAGGGGTGTGTAAACTTGGGGTGCATTCGATTGACcctattctggaataagaataaacggAATAGCcatcaaatttttctttggagttaAATGCAGGATGATTTgtcaacaaaattttgttgggAAACAATGCTGCAAATCTTATTTGGATTCCGATAACATCAAAGTTATTGTAATTGTGGTTTTTAGATGTAAACCTTCGCGTTCTTATTCCAGACTAAGGCCATTCGAACGCACCCTTGATGTAATGTtatgtattttgcaaagtttggCCTTTTAGAGGTCCTGTTGTTAAATACTGTGCTTGGAGCCTGGTAGCTAGAGCATTCACCAATCAATATGAACAAGCTCAACATTCTGGACGTTTGCCATGGTAAAATTAatgagttttatttttcttcattcttagTCATGTGAGAAGTTGATCTACATTTTCCTCTTAAGAGCCAGTCTCTGTAAGATCCTCATATCGAGTTTTGCCCACAAAATGGATTTcgctaataatttttctgtagacttcttttgataagcatataacaaatatgaaactagactggagaaattcgcttctgtaaatttttttttaagaattttctttcggcgCCAAATGAGGACCTGagatgcttgtgaaatatgcaaattttgtcaaaattcaaccGATTGCTCCGGATAAAAGAGTGCGAACCAAAGCTTCCAATTtactagttattttaattgagcctttatctttaaaataatataggtcagaatcatcaacaccttttCGTTTAGAAAATCTGAGAAAACACACTTGGCCCGTTTGACCCACTTAGCGAAACAAacgattttagccaaattcaGTGGATTAAATCTGAAAAGTGGCTCACACTTACAGACTCTCCTGCATATCACGGTGTAGTTCAATCTTTCAGCTACTTAATCGCGTTAAAAGTTTTGGCGGCCATTCAGTTTCGGTCGAGGGGTGAGTGGCGAAACTTGccttactttgccatttcgCCGGCGTTTCGCCATCGCAAAGTCCAGAAGGATTGTCAGAAtagaaagcgagaaatcggGTAAATGTCACTCGATAATTGTCCATTACTAAATACTGCACACTTtcaatcactgttttccaTGTGGCTATGGTTTTAACCAAACGAAGAAGGGAGAGAAGGCGGTGAACGTAAGCTTATTtacgtccgccatgtttttgtagGGTTTTTGTGGAAGGGTCGAATCTGGAATCCGGAATTCGGAATGCGGAATTCGCAacccttttccttttgttatttctcGAAAATCGTTTggcatttgcaatatttttatctctctttcttttcttttaattataGAATATTAAGCACGAAGTCTCTGAAGTCTTCTTAGGCTGCTCTAGGCACTAGGGGGATTCCCTATCCAAACCGTCGCTCCTGTTGAAAGATGTCTCAAACTAAAGATTTTACTTCTTAAGAGGAGATATCTGAAACTAATAAACTATGATTCAAGAACAGCTGAACAGTGCAATGTGAAGTATCAATACTTCATTTTAAGcttatattattttccttgctcTCGCTTTTTTTCCTCGTCTTTTGCTCTTTTCCTTCCTAAGTGTGATCTTCGGGCTCAGTGACAGACGAACCATCTTGGCCTAATAGTAATATTACCTTTAAGTTGTCTCTTCTTTGCACTCCAAGAAATCGACTTGTGAATGTCTTTGAATAACCTGAGAATGACTCATCCGGAACTTAGAACAAATCGCTTGTGAAAGTAATTCAGGCTCACAAGGTAACGGGGGTGACTGAACATTAGCATGTGATAGGGAATGCCCCCTTTCCCTCGTACCGCTGCGCCCTTACTCCAGTGCTGTCTCAGCTCTCATATACTGTAGGTTTTTAGCAAACTTTCTTTGCTGcggaaaacatttcaacaatctgaattgaaacattaagtCAGTCCCATGAGGTTGCCTTCAAAAGGCAAGGAGGTGATTAggcagacagttttttttacGTCATGCAAAAATCTAAACTGCGCTTAGTGGCCTGGCTATTTTCGCATGAAGTTCTTTCGATGATacaactctgaaaatcttcaaTGTTGGAACACTGGGAAACTTTGCAAGAGGGCTTTAAGAATTATTCTTGATACTTGATGATCTTCTTTGTAAGGGTGAGAGCCTAGATAAATACAATACGTTTTCACAGCTATGAAAAATAGAATCTACCACATGGTTCAAATAAAGGGGGTTTCTTTAACTGAGAAGTTTATGATCTGCTTAATAAATAAGTTGCAGTTTTTATCTCTCACACAAAGCAAATTTTCACAGttgcattgaaatgaaatagaaTTATTTAGATGTCATAAAatattatgttatgttatgttatgttatgttagaACATCAAGCCTGGCAGATATTCAGGCTcttgatttgcttttaatacACTCACAGAATGTTAATCGAATTACTACAGCACAAATAAACCCTAGACatggaaaaatacaaataagcttttataaaataattctaTGTTCTTAGAAACCatctgttttttattattattctgtaaagGTTTCTCTATTcgtatatttattttcttttatttgtatacatttattttagaaatgttagGTAAATTACTTAAAAGCCTATGGAATAGTCATTGTGTAGTAAACATTGCGTGACACGCGACTCCTCTGACTACTTGACGTACAAGacgaagcaaaatttgaattttcctttttatcctttttccCATCTATTTATGCCCAGTCAGttctttgataaaaataaatggaCAGGGATTAAAACAGAACAATTGAAAATACTTACATGACCTGACAAGAACAAGGGTAACAAAAATCTCGCGGATTTCTTGAATACGCCATTTGCTcgttaattgcttttttttttttttttacagtgaaGGGCAATCTTTTTTCCTTATGGCCAGGATAAGTATACCGACAGTTTTACTTGGCCATCAGTATAATTGTACCAAGGCTGTGCGTATAGGCAAGACAAACCACCATCTTTTTTCTACTTGTTCATGAGAAGGATTAAACTTTCCTGCCCTTGCCAAATTAGGTCATATTCGGTGACCTTCGTACGTGAAAGGTTATAGCTTCTATGGTTCTTTACTTGGACAACGCACTTATTcagtagaaaaaaattgtctttagCACGTGAGGAGCCACAAGTAATATTTGCTATCCTGGCAAAGGTACACTTCGCAGGTGTATGTGCCATTTTGGTTGTTTGCTAGCAGCGTAAACTGCGATTTAGGTGGTCAGTGGGTTATATGGACCGCTTTGAAGAATGACTGAAAGTTCCTAAGTAGTTGAGAACGGTCCCACTGAAAATTTTCTGGAGATAGAGTGGGGTGGAGGGGGAGTCAGTGCTTGTGGAAACTAGAATATACCGCGTAGTCATTTCTCAGTGTGTAATCTAAGCGGGGCAGAGCGTGAGCTTTGACGTGCTAAGTATCGCAACTTTCAACACTCTGTTTCAGACGAAATTGTTGAAACTGGATGACAAATAAATGTCTGAAAACGATTTAAAAGCTGAATAATGGAACTATACCTagttgtttgctgttttgacaacttattttctttaggTATATAGGTAGAAGCTGAGGACACTTTTGAACAGCAGGCTAAGGTTTCTGACACATTCTGTTCAATATCCTGTAAAGttaaagatgaaataattattgtaatgcgAATCGAGTTTCAGCTAGCAAAGAAAGTATAAAACTATACAGTATGCTCCAACAGGTGACATTGAAAGGGTTGCGAATTCCgcattccggattccggattccggattccggattccggattccggattccagatTCGCTACCTTccacaaagccaacaaaaacatggcggacagaGTTCAGATCACGTTCCGCCGTCTTCTACCCCTTCTTCGTTGGGTTAAAACCATAGCCACAtggaaaacagtgattgaAAGTGTGCAGTATTTAGGAATGGACAATTATCGAGTGGCATTTACccgatttctcgctttctaTTCTGACAATCCTTCTGGACTTTGCGATGGCGAAACGCCGGcgaaatggcaaagtaagACAAGTTTCGCCACTCACCCCTCGACCGAAACTGAATGGCCGCCAAAACTTTTAACGCGATTTAGTAGCTGAAGGATTGAACTACACCGTGATATGCAGGAGAGTCTGTAAGTGTGAGCCACTTTTGAGATTTAATCCACtgaatttggctaaaatcgtATGTTTCGCTGAATGGGTCAAAGGGGCTAAGTGTGTTTCCTCAGATTTTCTAAACGAAAAGGTGTTGGTGATTCTGaactgtattattttaaagataaaggctcaattaaaatatctagtaaatttgaagctttggttcgcactcttttatccggagcaatcggttgaattttgacaatatttgcatatttcacaagcatctCAAGCCCACATGTGAtgccgaaagaaaattcttaaaaaaaaaatttacagaagcgaatttctctaatctagtttcatatttgttatatgcttattaaaagaagtctacagaaaaattattagcgAAATCCATTTTGTGGGCAAAACTCGATATGAGGATCTTACAGAGACTAGCTCTTAAATCCCTATGTAGCATTCTCTAGGCCAAAGGGTAATTTTTGGAAAGTACACTTCAATGAACACTGTTACATAAGGCAATAAACATGGTGAATTACACTTGTTATAAAACTGTTTCGCTTGTTTTGTAGGAACTGGATGCCTCACAATTAAAAGAGTTACAAGTAGCACTCAAGGGCTTTGTTAAGCCTACTGAAACCCTAAAGCTCCAGACATTGGTCAGTGGGTTGGaaagtttttgtttatatgggttaaaaaaaaaaaggcggtGAAAACCATAGTGCGCAAGTTATGACAGAACAAGACAGGGAAATGAAATAGGCAGAGCTGGAGGTTGCCGCCAGAATTTGAGAAGTTATTAAGTGATGCAGGCTGTTCTTTCAATTGCATCACATCACATTTTCCTACTGATAGACAAAGATTTTTAATGTTGTGTGATTCTGGTCCTTGAAACCACTGAAACCACCAATGAAAACTGAGAAATCTTGATGTCTCTATTTCATGGAATGTCTGATGAAATAATAGTGTACAGTGAGTGATTTAAGTGGTGAATGGTATGCCTTTCCTTTTAGGTTGATCCCAAGGTTATTGGAGGGATGGTCATTGAAATTGGTGACAAACGCATAGATATGTCGATGGCCACAAAGATAAAGAATATCACAAATGTTCTACGTGAGAGTGTGTAATGTATCATTGGCACACCTGTGCCAAGTTTTCAGGGTTGTATAATAAAAGTTCCATTGTTTTGAGTTACAACCAAGATTGGTAATGATCTAATGATGTCATTTCTACTCGTGGTCTGTCATACATTTATTGTTCCTGAAGATAACATTGCTGTACTTGTACCAATattatgacaataataattacttacaaATTGCTTCAGCTTCATACAAAATAATTCCTTTAGTCTTTGATGTGTCTCATTGCAATGTGATCAGTATTAATATTGCATTAAGTTTCTTTGACTATCAttacttcttttgtttaagttACCCTCCTATTTATTTTAGATTTCTTGATCCATACTTGATAATTTTATTCagcaataacatttttattatgcATACAAGTTTGGTTAAACAAAAACCTTTTgcaactgaaataaaatatacaaaaataatattcacaATAATTTCTAAAAGACAGcataaaaaagataaaaaaaagtgctcAAAAAGCTTTCCACTGTACTACtaatttttatgcttttaTGAATTTTAAAGTGGACTTTGTTATTCTTACTTCTGACTTTAAAATCCCATGTTCTTCTGTGAATACTTAAGGATATTTATACACACCACCACTCCACCCAAGAAAATTGCTAGTTATTGTGatactgacaaaaaaaaatacttctcTTATTGGGCAAATAAtcattttgaagaaatgcaaataattgttttttcataTACTTATGTCTATTAAATGTGTGTGTATATAATTTTGTGATCAACAGCTAACCCTAACCAACCAAGAATGACCAAATCAGCATGTTACTATGAGATTATTATGAAAGCATCAAGAATCAGTTAAACCTTAACCAAAGCTGCAACTTGTTCATTTCAAGAACAACAAGACAAAGTTCTTGAATATTTAAAGTTGTGGCATCACCAATGTAAACTAGCGCTGATGTACTTGAGGaaggtagtttttttttgtactctGGCTATTCATTTTTGTAGTAAATAGAAGTTTCTTGGTGCAGGGATGGTGTAGTGGTgattgcactcgcctcccaccttCATGGCCCGGGTTCGGGCCACGagtgggttaagttggttACTGGTTCTTTACTCTACTCCGAGAGGTGTTTCTccgggttctccggtttttccctctcctcaaaaatcaacatttccaaattccaatttgatcagacctccctgaaaaccgtGATGCAGGACCttcctgaaaaccactttcgggtgagtggagcttcctggataaatatcaataattattatttataaattatttctttaagaCCAGCAACTGACAGCTCCAAAGCTAAAGTTCATTTTCACAACATATACACAGTGCCCTTCTTTCCATCATCTCATCTTCCATCATCCACAGATGGAAACGCACCTCATTCAAGAACTTGCGAAAAGTTCTGTGTTTGCTCTTTGGAAAGTCTCTTTCCATTCGTCTGTTGTCGTCTTCAGCCTTATCATTTTGCTCATTGGTGCGAAATGGACCATATGCATGGACTTGAAGCTCATATTTTGCAACATAGTGGCGTAAAACAACATAGTGTTCTAGCCAATCATCTGATATTTCTTTGAGCTGAAGTGGGTCTTTAAGCAGCTTATGGTGATCCTCTGTTAGAGTTTCCTCCATTtctttcaactgttttttCAGCTCGGCTTAatagttgaaagaaaaacataaaagcattgttgttgatttttttcctgagaAGGGAATGGTGGTTTGCTCTTCATAAGTGAATAGGAAAGATTCTTTTTATtgtctgttttctttgtgGATTGTTTAGATGAATGTAAAAAATTACCCATACGAGTTTTTCTTCCTCACGTTTAGTCCTTTTAAAGCATGAAATTTCACATTACAAAGTCATATTTGCCTTACCAATGTTGTAGCCAGTGCTGTCATCATGTCTCTTTTGTTTGCCAGAACCT
This sequence is a window from Acropora palmata chromosome 6, jaAcrPala1.3, whole genome shotgun sequence. Protein-coding genes within it:
- the LOC141883274 gene encoding ATP synthase subunit O, mitochondrial-like, with the translated sequence MLSYTNSTNMAAMMKGCRVLEKTPFLVRSLSISSARLAELAAKPPIQVFGIEGRYAHAMYSAAAKEKSLEKVEKELAQVDELIKSNEKLSEYLANPTLDKMKKQSLLTDVLKSQKYSDLTVNLFGTLAENNRLRLAHSVVTAFGKLLSAARGEILCSVTTAKELDASQLKELQVALKGFVKPTETLKLQTLVDPKVIGGMVIEIGDKRIDMSMATKIKNITNVLRESV